In Cetobacterium somerae ATCC BAA-474, a genomic segment contains:
- the murI gene encoding glutamate racemase has translation MRTIGVFDSGVGGVSVLKEVIKEFPYDNIIYFGDSLHAPYGDREIEEIRALCLKVSDFLVYEKKVDAIVIACNTATGAAMHIMKGRYHIPVVGVVNNGVKEGIRVTKNKNIGVIATPATIKMDIYLKEFNRIDKNLNIYQVKCPLFVGMIEKGWIDNDESNQLIKGYLSNLPENVDTLILGCTHYPLIEKYIKRHFIGNIVDPAKETAKSLKLIIGEGASSKKISIKFFVSGDSQKFKEVAQEFLGTAIDEVEKIIL, from the coding sequence ATGAGAACAATTGGAGTATTTGATTCTGGAGTAGGGGGAGTTTCAGTATTAAAAGAGGTTATAAAAGAGTTTCCCTATGATAATATCATCTATTTTGGAGATAGTTTACATGCTCCTTATGGGGATAGAGAGATTGAAGAGATTCGTGCGCTCTGTCTAAAGGTCTCAGACTTCTTAGTTTATGAAAAAAAAGTTGATGCCATCGTTATAGCTTGTAATACAGCTACTGGAGCTGCTATGCATATAATGAAGGGAAGATATCATATCCCTGTTGTGGGAGTGGTTAATAATGGTGTTAAAGAGGGAATAAGAGTAACAAAAAATAAAAATATAGGAGTTATTGCTACTCCTGCCACAATTAAAATGGATATCTATTTAAAAGAGTTTAATAGAATTGACAAAAATTTAAATATCTATCAAGTCAAATGTCCACTTTTTGTTGGAATGATTGAAAAAGGATGGATTGATAATGATGAGAGTAATCAATTAATAAAAGGTTATTTAAGTAATCTCCCTGAAAATGTTGATACTCTTATTTTAGGATGTACTCATTATCCATTAATTGAAAAATATATAAAGAGGCATTTTATTGGAAATATTGTAGATCCAGCTAAAGAAACTGCAAAATCTTTGAAACTAATTATAGGTGAAGGAGCATCTTCTAAAAAAATATCTATAAAGTTTTTTGTTAGTGGTGATTCTCAAAAATTCAAAGAAGTTGCTCAGGAGTTTTTAGGAACAGCTATTGATGAAGTCGAAAAAATTATCTTATAG